The following are from one region of the Stigmatella ashevillena genome:
- a CDS encoding periplasmic heavy metal sensor, with protein sequence MTTHRSKLLTAVLVPLLLAAPALAQQEESLVIQRGGPGLTTVQMGPGPGPGAPPLGPLPAAAHGIPPHVVEKLGVPRDTAAKIQALTFDANEALIPLEADLKRAQLQLERLLSAESPDEGGILKQVEEVGRAETAVRRNRLGLMVRIKKLLGPELWRKLEVEMGPVRVHKRIEIRKGLPDDEELGPPARRP encoded by the coding sequence ATGACGACACACCGCTCGAAGTTGCTGACAGCCGTTCTGGTCCCATTGCTGCTGGCGGCGCCTGCGCTGGCACAGCAGGAAGAGTCTCTTGTCATCCAGCGCGGAGGGCCTGGACTCACCACCGTCCAGATGGGCCCGGGCCCGGGGCCTGGGGCGCCTCCACTGGGTCCGCTGCCCGCCGCCGCGCATGGAATCCCGCCACACGTGGTGGAGAAGCTCGGCGTGCCACGTGACACGGCGGCGAAGATCCAGGCGCTCACCTTCGATGCCAACGAAGCCCTCATCCCCTTGGAGGCGGATCTGAAGCGGGCCCAGCTCCAGCTGGAGCGGCTGCTGAGCGCGGAGTCCCCGGACGAGGGCGGCATTCTCAAGCAGGTCGAAGAGGTAGGCCGCGCGGAGACGGCGGTGCGCCGCAACCGTCTGGGGTTGATGGTCCGCATCAAGAAGCTGCTGGGGCCAGAGCTTTGGAGGAAGCTGGAGGTGGAGATGGGCCCCGTGCGCGTGCACAAGCGCATCGAGATTCGCAAGGGGCTCCCGGATGACGAGGAGTTGGGCCCCCCTGCGCGCAGGCCCTAG